In Micromonospora sp. LH3U1, one genomic interval encodes:
- a CDS encoding DUF742 domain-containing protein → MDQRRADPRGALVRPYAVTRGRTEPRQDIALEAVLTASPTQVAESRFAGHDKHRIATVCEGRAQSLAEIAAYTRMPLGVARVLVADMVAESLLTLHTAAPAEGFEERMELLGRVLSGLRRL, encoded by the coding sequence ATGGACCAACGACGCGCTGACCCACGCGGCGCGCTGGTGCGTCCGTACGCGGTCACCCGTGGTCGAACGGAGCCGCGGCAGGACATCGCCCTCGAGGCCGTCCTCACCGCGTCTCCCACCCAGGTCGCCGAGTCCCGCTTCGCCGGGCATGACAAGCACCGCATTGCAACGGTCTGTGAAGGCCGAGCACAGTCGCTGGCGGAAATCGCCGCGTACACCCGGATGCCTCTGGGCGTCGCCCGGGTGTTGGTCGCCGACATGGTGGCCGAGAGCCTGCTGACGTTACACACTGCTGCTCCCGCCGAGGGGTTCGAGGAGCGGATGGAACTGCTTGGAAGGGTGCTAAGTGGACTTCGCAGGCTATGA
- a CDS encoding roadblock/LC7 domain-containing protein, protein MNRPAAMQDMGWLLTNFADSVAGIAHVVAVSADGLLLASSRDLPGDRADQLAAITSGVVSLTEGAARMFSAGGVLQTVIEMDSGYLFLMSISDGSSMAVLAARSCDVGQVGYEMALLVERVGAALVPLPRDAVRS, encoded by the coding sequence ATGAACAGGCCAGCTGCCATGCAGGACATGGGTTGGCTGCTCACCAACTTCGCCGACAGCGTGGCGGGCATCGCCCACGTGGTGGCGGTGTCCGCCGACGGGCTGCTGCTCGCGTCCTCCCGGGATCTGCCGGGGGACCGGGCGGACCAGCTCGCTGCGATCACGTCCGGCGTGGTGAGCCTGACCGAGGGCGCAGCCCGAATGTTCAGCGCGGGCGGGGTGTTGCAGACAGTCATCGAGATGGACAGCGGGTATCTCTTCCTGATGTCGATCAGCGACGGCTCGTCGATGGCCGTACTTGCCGCGCGCAGCTGCGACGTGGGCCAGGTGGGCTATGAGATGGCACTGCTGGTAGAGCGGGTGGGCGCCGCGCTGGTGCCGCTACCGCGCGACGCGGTGCGCTCCTAG
- a CDS encoding ABC transporter substrate-binding protein, with product MSPIRSATIAALASAVVATTLTGCQFGGAEQDTSPIVIAADLELSGAAAPVGRTYQRALELKRDQLNSSGALNDRKIELKVKDNRSDAAESLRNIADFSSDSRVSAIIMGGCNECAVGAVGTINEKRIPTIALAASGAIASPVAERRYVFKLGPNAADSAAALTTELRRNNVRKVGLLISDDDYGREGATALKSELDKARITLREQKVKTTDTDVSQQVRQLTTSKPDALVFWTPPEQATLAATSAQQTTFRGSLFFDAGAAGDLFLGAAAKAIERATLIFTQTMVIDDVIATTPAKAARRQWFQDYTARFGGYNGSSSFAADAVQLIADAELRAGGEVGKVNRNGIRDVLETSQMDGLSGPIRMTPDNHSGLMPQALTTLVARNGRWRLAG from the coding sequence TTGAGCCCCATCCGCTCCGCGACCATCGCGGCGCTCGCATCGGCCGTAGTGGCCACCACGCTCACCGGCTGCCAGTTTGGCGGAGCCGAGCAGGACACTAGTCCGATCGTGATCGCCGCCGACCTCGAACTCTCCGGCGCCGCGGCCCCGGTCGGCCGGACATACCAGCGCGCGCTGGAACTCAAGAGGGACCAGCTGAACTCCTCCGGAGCACTGAACGACCGGAAGATCGAACTGAAGGTGAAGGACAACCGTTCCGACGCCGCCGAGTCACTTCGCAACATCGCCGACTTCAGCAGCGATTCCCGGGTCAGCGCCATCATCATGGGTGGCTGCAACGAATGCGCGGTCGGCGCGGTCGGAACCATCAACGAGAAGCGGATTCCCACCATTGCGCTCGCCGCATCCGGCGCGATCGCCAGCCCGGTCGCCGAACGGCGCTACGTGTTCAAGCTGGGCCCCAACGCCGCCGACAGCGCCGCCGCGCTGACCACCGAACTGCGCCGCAACAACGTCCGCAAAGTGGGGCTGCTCATCAGCGACGACGACTATGGGCGGGAGGGCGCGACCGCGCTCAAGAGCGAGCTGGACAAGGCAAGAATCACGCTCCGTGAGCAGAAGGTCAAGACCACCGACACCGACGTCAGCCAGCAGGTCCGACAGCTCACAACGAGCAAGCCCGACGCGCTGGTCTTCTGGACCCCGCCGGAGCAGGCGACACTGGCCGCCACCAGCGCCCAGCAGACCACCTTCCGTGGGTCGCTCTTCTTCGACGCGGGTGCGGCCGGTGACCTCTTCCTCGGCGCGGCGGCCAAGGCGATCGAGCGGGCCACGCTCATCTTCACCCAGACGATGGTGATCGACGACGTGATCGCGACCACGCCGGCCAAGGCGGCGCGGCGGCAGTGGTTCCAGGACTACACCGCACGCTTCGGTGGCTACAACGGGTCGTCGTCCTTCGCCGCGGACGCCGTCCAACTGATCGCCGACGCGGAACTGCGCGCCGGTGGCGAGGTCGGGAAGGTGAACCGCAACGGCATTCGGGACGTGCTCGAGACGTCACAGATGGACGGCCTGTCCGGCCCGATCCGGATGACGCCGGACAACCACAGCGGGTTGATGCCGCAGGCGCTCACCACGCTGGTCGCCCGCAACGGCCGGTGGCGGTTGGCGGGGTAA
- a CDS encoding ABC transporter permease codes for MTDVRSADPAVAAPPPPGADPEAGRAGRGAGLRARAGTALLPAAGLLIALAAWWLVARLELVHPFALPPPGDVLIAFVDKPAQMLEHTWATLKEIVFGFALSVAAGILIGLSLATSRTVERMFTPLLVAVNAVPKITLGPLLVVALGWGQKPILTMVFLLCFFPIVLSTATGLTTTPADLAELVRSWNASRWQAFRKVRFPAALPQIFVGLKVAMPLAAIGAVIGEFQAGENGLGYVILQYAGIGDAATAWAAIMLVALVSILLYSALLVIERIALPWVRETTSSR; via the coding sequence ATGACCGACGTCCGGTCAGCGGACCCGGCGGTTGCGGCACCCCCACCGCCGGGTGCCGACCCCGAGGCGGGGCGTGCGGGTCGAGGTGCCGGCCTGCGGGCCCGGGCCGGGACGGCGCTGCTGCCCGCGGCCGGCCTCCTGATCGCCCTGGCGGCTTGGTGGCTGGTCGCCCGGCTGGAGCTCGTCCACCCGTTTGCCCTGCCGCCGCCCGGCGACGTCCTCATCGCGTTCGTCGACAAGCCCGCCCAGATGCTGGAGCACACCTGGGCCACGCTGAAGGAGATCGTGTTCGGCTTTGCCCTGTCGGTGGCCGCCGGCATCCTGATCGGACTCTCCCTGGCGACGTCTCGCACGGTGGAGCGGATGTTCACCCCACTGCTGGTCGCGGTGAACGCAGTGCCGAAGATCACGCTGGGCCCGCTGCTGGTGGTGGCGCTCGGCTGGGGTCAGAAGCCGATCCTGACCATGGTTTTCCTGCTCTGTTTCTTCCCGATCGTGCTCTCCACCGCGACCGGGCTGACCACCACGCCGGCCGACCTGGCCGAGCTGGTGCGCTCCTGGAACGCCTCCCGCTGGCAGGCGTTCCGCAAGGTGCGCTTCCCGGCCGCGCTGCCGCAGATCTTCGTCGGGCTCAAGGTGGCCATGCCCCTGGCCGCGATCGGCGCGGTGATCGGTGAGTTCCAGGCCGGCGAGAACGGCCTCGGGTACGTCATTCTGCAGTACGCGGGAATCGGCGACGCCGCCACCGCGTGGGCCGCGATCATGCTGGTGGCGCTGGTGAGCATCCTGCTCTACTCGGCGCTCCTGGTGATCGAGCGGATCGCGCTGCCCTGGGTGCGGGAAACCACCAGCAGTCGCTGA
- a CDS encoding ABC transporter substrate-binding protein — MRRLTRTVATAALATALALVSACSSGSDSADDAKGGDSKTLEKVTYLTSFGNFGRDSYAWVAKDKGFFKEAGFDVEIKAGQGTGGVIQTVVGGQADFGPIDLTGGLLQLGSGQAKDFTAVAAIQQRTMAGIATLEGKNIASPKDLEGKKLADTPGSVVRNLFPTYARLAGVDASKVTWVNGEAQNLIGTLAGGQVDGIGQFVVGQPTIEAVAKKKAVMLPYSNVMQDLYGNVLITSSKIAKEKPEMVKRFTAALLKGLEYSLANSKEAADILKKNVDATVVASAAAELELMAAYVRSGNTGTAIGTLDSGRVAKSIAILQGAGALKQNITPEQIIDFSLAPKA; from the coding sequence ATGAGAAGGCTGACCCGTACGGTCGCTACGGCCGCGCTGGCCACCGCCCTCGCCCTTGTCTCCGCCTGCAGCAGCGGGTCGGATTCGGCCGACGACGCCAAGGGCGGCGACAGCAAGACGCTGGAGAAGGTGACATACCTCACCTCGTTCGGCAACTTCGGGCGTGACTCCTACGCCTGGGTGGCGAAGGACAAGGGCTTCTTCAAGGAGGCCGGCTTCGACGTCGAGATCAAGGCCGGCCAGGGCACCGGTGGCGTCATCCAGACGGTCGTCGGCGGCCAGGCCGACTTCGGCCCGATCGACCTCACCGGCGGCCTCCTTCAGCTCGGCAGCGGCCAGGCGAAGGACTTCACCGCAGTGGCTGCGATCCAGCAGCGCACGATGGCGGGCATCGCCACTCTCGAGGGCAAGAACATCGCCTCCCCGAAGGACCTGGAGGGCAAGAAGCTCGCCGACACCCCCGGGTCCGTGGTCCGCAACCTCTTCCCGACGTACGCCCGGCTCGCCGGTGTGGACGCGAGCAAGGTGACCTGGGTCAACGGTGAGGCGCAGAACCTGATCGGCACGCTGGCCGGCGGCCAGGTGGACGGCATCGGCCAGTTCGTCGTCGGCCAGCCGACGATCGAGGCGGTGGCCAAGAAGAAGGCCGTCATGCTGCCGTACAGCAACGTGATGCAGGACCTCTACGGCAACGTGCTGATCACGTCCTCGAAGATCGCCAAGGAGAAGCCCGAGATGGTGAAGCGGTTCACCGCAGCGCTGCTCAAGGGTCTCGAGTACAGCCTTGCGAACTCCAAGGAGGCCGCCGACATCCTGAAGAAGAACGTCGACGCCACCGTGGTGGCCTCGGCCGCCGCCGAGCTGGAGCTGATGGCCGCGTACGTCCGTTCCGGCAACACCGGCACCGCGATCGGCACCCTGGACAGCGGTCGGGTCGCCAAGAGCATCGCCATCCTGCAGGGCGCCGGCGCGCTCAAGCAGAACATCACCCCCGAGCAGATCATCGACTTCAGCCTCGCGCCGAAGGCCTGA
- a CDS encoding ABC transporter ATP-binding protein, whose protein sequence is MIQLSGVSRTFEGRSGRVEALRGINLGVAESEFVAILGRSGCGKSTLLRLIAGLLPLTAGEITVAGTPITRPRQDIAMLFQKPALLPWRTVLDNVMLPVEIFGWGRAKHRERARQLLDVAGLSGFEKRLPHELSGGMQQRVSLCRSLIGEPRVMLMDEPFSALDALTREELSGELQRVHMENKPTIVFVTHSIDEAVLLADRVVVLSPRPGRIRKVVDVDIPRPRTLGRNAHLADVAQVSADLHELLMERDQPAAAGAEGR, encoded by the coding sequence ATGATCCAACTGTCCGGGGTGTCCCGTACCTTCGAGGGCCGATCTGGCCGGGTGGAGGCGTTGCGTGGCATCAACCTCGGCGTCGCCGAAAGCGAGTTCGTCGCCATCCTCGGCCGCTCCGGCTGCGGCAAGTCCACCCTGCTGCGGCTGATCGCCGGGCTGCTCCCGCTGACCGCCGGCGAGATCACCGTGGCCGGTACGCCGATCACCCGTCCTCGCCAGGACATCGCCATGCTCTTCCAGAAGCCGGCGCTGCTGCCCTGGCGCACCGTGCTGGACAACGTCATGCTGCCGGTGGAGATCTTCGGCTGGGGCCGCGCCAAGCACCGCGAGCGGGCCCGGCAACTGCTCGACGTGGCCGGGTTGTCCGGCTTCGAGAAGCGGCTGCCGCACGAGCTCTCCGGCGGCATGCAGCAGCGGGTGTCGCTGTGCCGGTCGTTGATCGGTGAGCCCCGGGTCATGCTGATGGACGAGCCGTTCTCCGCGCTGGACGCGCTCACCCGTGAGGAACTCTCCGGCGAACTCCAGCGGGTGCACATGGAGAACAAGCCGACCATCGTCTTCGTCACCCACTCGATCGACGAGGCGGTGCTGCTCGCCGACCGGGTGGTCGTGCTGAGCCCCCGCCCCGGCCGGATCCGCAAGGTCGTCGACGTCGACATCCCCCGGCCCCGCACCCTGGGTCGCAACGCCCACCTGGCCGACGTCGCCCAGGTCAGCGCCGACCTCCACGAACTGTTGATGGAACGCGACCAGCCGGCCGCGGCCGGCGCGGAAGGGCGATGA
- a CDS encoding LLM class F420-dependent oxidoreductase → MRVSVFTEPNRGASYDTQLRFAQLVEACGYEGFLRADHYQSMGADPGLPGPTDAWLTLAALARETKRIRLGTLVTSATFRLPGPLAVMVAQVDQMSGGRVDLGIGAGWYEREHTSYGIPFPRVGERFDRLAEQLEVITGLWKTPSGETYSFNGDHYRLVDAPALPKPVQVPGPPIIVGGRGPKRTPELAARYADEFNMPFKSVADTAEAYDRVRETCERTGRAESGREPLVLSAGIVVAIGRTDAEAQRRAAPLHEKSALPPEDPVVGSPAQLAQRIGEFAAIGATRVHLRLIDFDDLDHLELIAAEVLPQLDGQR, encoded by the coding sequence ATGCGGGTCTCGGTCTTCACCGAGCCGAACCGGGGCGCTAGCTACGACACCCAGCTCCGCTTCGCCCAGTTGGTCGAGGCCTGCGGGTACGAAGGCTTCCTCCGCGCCGACCACTACCAGTCGATGGGCGCCGACCCGGGCCTGCCCGGCCCCACGGACGCCTGGCTGACCCTCGCCGCGCTGGCCCGGGAGACCAAGCGAATCCGGCTCGGCACCCTGGTGACGTCGGCCACCTTCCGCCTTCCCGGCCCCCTCGCGGTGATGGTCGCGCAGGTCGACCAGATGAGCGGCGGCCGGGTCGACCTGGGCATCGGCGCCGGCTGGTACGAACGCGAGCACACGTCGTACGGCATCCCGTTCCCCAGGGTCGGCGAGCGCTTCGACCGGCTGGCCGAGCAGCTCGAGGTGATCACCGGACTGTGGAAGACCCCGTCCGGCGAGACCTACAGCTTCAACGGCGACCACTACCGGCTGGTGGACGCCCCGGCCCTACCCAAGCCGGTGCAGGTGCCCGGGCCACCGATCATCGTGGGCGGGCGCGGCCCCAAGCGCACACCCGAACTGGCCGCCCGGTACGCCGACGAGTTCAACATGCCGTTCAAGTCGGTGGCGGACACCGCCGAGGCGTACGACCGGGTGCGCGAGACGTGCGAGCGCACCGGGCGGGCGGAGTCCGGGCGCGAGCCGTTGGTGCTGTCCGCCGGGATCGTCGTGGCCATCGGCCGGACCGACGCGGAGGCACAGCGGCGGGCCGCGCCGCTGCACGAGAAGAGCGCGCTTCCACCGGAGGACCCGGTGGTCGGCTCACCCGCGCAGCTCGCGCAGCGGATCGGCGAGTTCGCCGCGATCGGCGCCACCCGGGTCCACCTGCGCCTGATCGACTTCGACGACCTCGACCACCTCGAACTGATCGCCGCCGAGGTGCTCCCTCAACTGGACGGACAACGATGA
- a CDS encoding cupin domain-containing protein, with translation MTDVIDGTELGPVGQEIVFENDRVRVWHIRLEPGERQPLHRHDHPYLVVAVEGAKNVIQTIDGTRIDADEHAGGVVYRDPGAVHMLTNVGDTTYLARLVELK, from the coding sequence ATGACCGACGTGATCGACGGAACTGAACTCGGGCCGGTAGGCCAGGAGATCGTGTTCGAGAACGACCGGGTCCGGGTCTGGCACATCCGCCTCGAACCGGGCGAGCGGCAACCGCTGCACCGGCACGACCACCCCTACCTGGTGGTGGCGGTCGAGGGTGCCAAGAACGTCATACAGACCATCGACGGCACCCGAATCGACGCCGACGAACACGCCGGCGGAGTGGTGTACCGGGACCCGGGAGCGGTGCACATGCTCACCAATGTCGGAGACACGACATACCTGGCCCGGCTGGTCGAACTCAAGTAG
- the thiD gene encoding bifunctional hydroxymethylpyrimidine kinase/phosphomethylpyrimidine kinase, which translates to MTPSTILTIAGSDSGGGAGIQADLKVFAALGAYGTSVLTAVTAQNTRGVDAVLPLPPRTVTEQLDSVLADFTVRAVKTGMLGTPAVADVVAEAARDGRLPQLVVDPVLVATSGHRLGVVEAVERLLPYARVATPNCAEAAAITGRPVDDVAGMVVAAEALVAGGPEYVVVTGGDLDGGEAVDVLHGGGVTTLLRAPRVATRHTHGTGCSFSAAIAVRLALGDPVPAAVGAAKEYVLRALTGARSWELGAGRGPLNHFGWSA; encoded by the coding sequence ATGACCCCGAGCACCATCCTCACCATCGCCGGCTCAGACTCCGGCGGCGGCGCGGGCATCCAGGCCGACCTCAAGGTCTTCGCCGCGCTGGGCGCGTACGGCACCAGCGTCCTCACGGCGGTCACCGCGCAGAACACCCGGGGTGTCGACGCGGTGCTGCCGCTACCTCCGCGCACGGTCACCGAGCAGTTGGACAGCGTGCTCGCCGACTTCACCGTCCGCGCGGTCAAGACGGGGATGCTCGGCACCCCGGCGGTCGCCGACGTGGTAGCCGAGGCCGCACGGGACGGCCGGCTGCCCCAGCTTGTCGTCGACCCGGTGCTGGTTGCCACCAGTGGCCACCGGCTCGGCGTGGTGGAGGCGGTCGAGCGGCTGCTGCCGTACGCCAGGGTGGCGACGCCGAACTGCGCGGAGGCCGCCGCCATCACGGGGCGCCCGGTGGACGACGTGGCCGGGATGGTCGTGGCCGCCGAGGCTCTCGTTGCCGGCGGCCCGGAGTACGTCGTGGTCACGGGCGGTGACCTGGACGGAGGCGAGGCGGTCGACGTGCTGCACGGCGGCGGCGTCACCACCCTGTTGCGCGCACCCCGGGTGGCCACCCGGCACACCCACGGCACGGGGTGCTCGTTCTCGGCGGCGATCGCGGTGCGGCTCGCGCTGGGCGATCCGGTGCCGGCGGCGGTAGGGGCCGCCAAGGAATACGTGCTCCGCGCGCTGACCGGCGCGCGGAGTTGGGAGCTGGGCGCGGGGCGCGGGCCGCTGAACCACTTCGGCTGGTCCGCTTGA
- a CDS encoding thiamine phosphate synthase, whose amino-acid sequence MTPPSGVVVLTDRLVARGGLDRVVAGAVAGGVRWVVLREKDLPRAERAALAADLRAILVDVGGTLIVAGPDPLGGDAVHLPAAGPYPPPTHQLVGRSCHNRTELDRLTTEHYATVSPVWPTRTKPGYGPPLRPEGLRKLIEVSPVPLLALGGVETPEQVTACIEAGAVGVAVLGALMRAKDPTETATTLINAFQEAVTPKPSKSRHGGSRPPRTGLRPTVPTPGGQA is encoded by the coding sequence GTGACCCCGCCGTCCGGTGTTGTCGTGTTGACCGATCGGCTCGTGGCGCGGGGCGGGCTCGACCGGGTGGTGGCGGGGGCGGTGGCCGGGGGAGTGCGCTGGGTGGTGCTCCGGGAGAAGGACCTGCCCCGCGCCGAGCGCGCGGCCCTCGCCGCCGACCTGCGCGCGATCCTCGTCGACGTCGGCGGAACCCTCATCGTGGCCGGCCCCGATCCGCTCGGCGGCGACGCCGTCCACTTGCCGGCCGCCGGCCCGTACCCGCCACCGACCCACCAACTCGTCGGCCGCTCCTGCCACAACCGCACCGAGCTCGACCGCCTGACCACAGAGCACTACGCCACCGTGTCCCCGGTGTGGCCGACGAGGACGAAACCCGGCTACGGCCCACCCCTGCGCCCGGAGGGGCTGCGCAAGCTGATCGAGGTCAGCCCGGTGCCCCTGCTGGCCCTCGGCGGAGTCGAGACCCCAGAACAGGTAACCGCCTGCATCGAGGCAGGAGCCGTCGGGGTGGCAGTGCTGGGCGCACTGATGCGAGCCAAAGACCCCACCGAAACAGCCACCACCCTGATCAATGCTTTCCAAGAGGCGGTCACCCCCAAGCCCTCTAAAAGCCGCCACGGAGGCAGCAGGCCCCCACGAACGGGGCTGCGGCCGACCGTGCCCACTCCGGGCGGTCAGGCTTGA
- a CDS encoding thiazole synthase: MSGVPFELGGETFTSRLILGTGGAANLHVLEQAIRASGTELVTLALRRVGTAPGSTGGLLELLDRCGVRLLPNTAGCHTATEAVKVARLARDAFDTDWVKLEVIGDERTLLPDGVELLRAAEELVGDGFTVLPYTSDDPVLARRLADVGCAAVMPAGSPIGSGLGIGNPHHIRLIRQGVDVPVILDAGIGTASDAALAMELGCDAVLLASAVTRAADPVAMATAMRYAVEAGRLAAGAGRIARRFHALPSTPDEGRPDL; the protein is encoded by the coding sequence GTGAGCGGCGTGCCATTCGAGCTGGGTGGGGAGACGTTCACCTCACGGCTGATCCTCGGCACCGGCGGCGCCGCGAACCTGCACGTGCTGGAGCAGGCGATCCGGGCGTCCGGCACCGAGCTCGTCACCCTGGCGCTGCGTCGGGTGGGCACGGCGCCGGGCTCCACCGGAGGGCTGCTGGAACTGCTGGACCGGTGCGGGGTACGGCTGCTGCCGAACACCGCCGGCTGCCACACGGCGACCGAGGCGGTGAAGGTGGCCCGGCTGGCCCGGGACGCGTTCGACACCGACTGGGTCAAGCTGGAGGTGATCGGCGACGAGCGGACGCTGCTGCCCGACGGGGTGGAACTGCTCCGCGCCGCCGAGGAACTGGTCGGCGACGGCTTCACCGTGCTGCCGTACACCAGCGACGACCCGGTGCTGGCCCGCCGGCTCGCCGACGTGGGCTGTGCCGCGGTGATGCCGGCCGGCTCCCCGATCGGTTCGGGGCTCGGCATCGGCAACCCGCACCACATCCGGCTGATCCGTCAGGGTGTGGACGTGCCGGTGATCCTCGACGCCGGCATCGGCACCGCATCCGATGCGGCCCTCGCCATGGAATTGGGCTGCGACGCGGTGCTGCTGGCAAGCGCGGTGACCCGGGCCGCGGACCCGGTGGCGATGGCCACCGCGATGCGCTACGCGGTCGAGGCGGGCCGACTGGCCGCAGGCGCCGGCCGGATCGCCCGTCGCTTCCACGCGCTTCCCTCCACACCTGACGAGGGAAGACCCGACCTGTGA
- the thiS gene encoding sulfur carrier protein ThiS: protein MELTVNGAGRSVPDGVSVADLVRDVVPQQRGVAVAVNGEVVPRAGWPARVLRDGDRVEVLTAAQGG, encoded by the coding sequence GTGGAGTTGACGGTGAACGGGGCCGGACGCAGCGTCCCCGACGGTGTTTCGGTGGCGGACCTGGTCCGCGACGTCGTGCCTCAGCAGCGTGGGGTGGCGGTCGCGGTCAACGGCGAGGTGGTGCCCCGGGCTGGCTGGCCGGCCCGGGTGCTGCGCGACGGTGACCGCGTCGAGGTGCTCACCGCGGCGCAGGGCGGGTGA
- the thiO gene encoding glycine oxidase ThiO: MLTGRFPSPRSSDRVRPDVAVVGAGPIGLAIAWRCAARGLRVVVHDPASGSGASAVAAGMLSPVSEAYFGERDLTALLLASAARWPEFAAELTAATGADIGYRTEGTLMVGLTGDDLAEARRLWAYQQGLGLPVTPLRPSELRDREPALAPRVRGGALAPTDHQVDPRLLVPALRTAAQRAGAVLVPHAVQRLSEVDARITVVAAGCGAAGLTGLPVRPVKGQILRLRAPDGVAPGFRHVIRGYADGEPAYLVPRADGEVVLGATVEERSDTTVTAGAVQRLLRAGIDLLPELAEYDLVEAVAGLRPGTPDNAPILGPLPGRPDVLAATGHHRHGIVLTPITADLIADLVLTGVPDRLLAPFRADRFGGAGSAGAGGVGSGSVGSGAVGTGGPERATEGDRWS, from the coding sequence GTGCTGACCGGCCGGTTCCCGTCACCGCGATCGAGCGACCGGGTCCGGCCGGACGTCGCGGTGGTGGGGGCGGGGCCGATCGGGCTGGCGATCGCCTGGCGCTGCGCCGCCCGAGGGCTGCGAGTGGTGGTCCACGATCCGGCGTCCGGCTCGGGGGCGTCGGCGGTGGCCGCAGGCATGCTCTCCCCGGTCTCCGAGGCGTACTTCGGTGAGCGGGATCTGACCGCGCTGCTGCTGGCATCCGCCGCCCGCTGGCCGGAGTTCGCCGCCGAGCTGACGGCGGCTACCGGCGCCGACATCGGCTACCGGACCGAGGGCACCCTCATGGTCGGGCTGACCGGCGACGACCTGGCCGAGGCGCGCAGGCTCTGGGCGTACCAGCAGGGTTTGGGTCTGCCCGTGACCCCGCTGCGCCCCAGCGAGCTGCGCGACCGCGAGCCGGCGCTCGCCCCACGGGTGCGCGGCGGCGCGCTCGCGCCCACCGACCACCAGGTCGACCCCCGACTGCTGGTGCCGGCGCTGCGCACGGCCGCGCAGCGGGCCGGCGCGGTGCTCGTGCCGCACGCGGTCCAGCGTCTGTCCGAAGTGGACGCGCGGATCACCGTGGTCGCCGCCGGCTGCGGGGCCGCCGGTCTCACCGGCCTGCCCGTGCGTCCGGTGAAGGGCCAGATCCTCCGGCTACGCGCGCCCGATGGCGTCGCGCCGGGCTTCCGGCACGTGATCCGGGGGTACGCCGACGGCGAGCCTGCCTACCTGGTGCCCCGCGCCGACGGCGAGGTCGTGCTCGGCGCGACGGTCGAGGAGCGGTCGGACACCACGGTCACCGCAGGTGCCGTGCAGCGCCTACTCCGCGCCGGCATCGACCTGCTGCCCGAGCTGGCCGAGTACGACCTGGTCGAGGCGGTCGCCGGGCTGCGCCCGGGCACCCCGGACAACGCGCCGATCCTCGGGCCGCTACCCGGCCGGCCGGACGTCCTGGCCGCCACCGGGCACCACCGCCACGGCATCGTGCTGACCCCGATCACCGCCGACCTGATCGCCGACCTGGTGCTCACCGGCGTACCCGACCGGCTGCTCGCGCCCTTCCGGGCCGACCGCTTCGGCGGTGCCGGCTCGGCCGGTGCCGGGGGAGTCGGTTCCGGCTCGGTCGGTTCCGGGGCGGTCGGGACGGGCGGACCTGAACGGGCAACGGAGGGGGACCGGTGGAGTTGA